In the Salvia splendens isolate huo1 chromosome 16, SspV2, whole genome shotgun sequence genome, CCCAAGCTTTGCCTCATGTTATATGTTGCAAATCATGCATTAATTAATGGTAGACAAACTTTTTTCATTCCAAAGAGGAAAGTCAGAAACTGGTATTCGAAGTGAGGTCTCTACGTAAATTCCACTTTCGTGTAATATCTTATCTTTATATAAATTGATGTTTGCAACGtaataaaactatttatacacGATTGAAAATTAATCTTATTTATAATCATGAATAAAATATGACTAATAATATATGAAATGTTCATGAATATATTAAAAAGTAAGATGAAAAAACATTAatagggagtatatttttttgaagaagaataaatttatataaatgagTATCATCGTCTTAGAAAAAGATTATGTACAAAATTGTTTGAGGCTCAATGATAGCCATACAAAAGAATACATTGGTTTATAGTTAATAAACTAATGATGATTTTTAACTCGCTCGTCCCCCAATAAATAttccattttctaattttcgTCCTTTCACCAATAAAAGTCTCATTTACatgtttattatttttgttaatgGATCTGACATTTTACTAACTTTATCTtactcgcattttattatataagTATGACTCagattccattaattttttccaaCTCATTTTgcactatatttcttaaaatccgtatcATGTCAAGTATGGACTTATAATCGTGGATGGTGGAggtatttaattttcttttatatacTCATATGTctaactaaaaatgaaacgtttttttaaccataaaaaatgaaaagtttcctaaaatgaaaacaacaccatctctatttttttttctttcttactttaccatctcttcattaactcataaaacaacactaCGTGAAATCTTATGCCAAAAACAAAATGCTTCATTATTTATTGGGATGGAATGAGTATATTCTGTTAAAAACATCTTATTCTGTGATTTATTTGACTCCAACAATATGAGAATGTGTTGGACATACCGTGTTCATCTTCATTTAAACTTTCCAATACTATAATTTTAAAGGAAGTTGATATTGAGCccaaaaaaatgattaaacttCCCAATACTATAATTTTAGTTTTGGGTAAATATTACTCTCtatgttccatagtaatggaggtgtttcttttcggtacagatattaagaaaaattgtgttagatgagttaagtaaaagaagaatagAGTGGAAAgcgaaaaaggtagagagatgaagaaagaaaaaagtaagagagagtagagtaggtgtggaaaaatgtgttgacttttactaaaaaatggaaatgactctattactatggaatgtaccaaaatgacaaaataattgTATTACTATGTAACGGAGTGAGTAATATTTAtgatagtactccatccgtctcacaaTAGGAGTTATACTTAATGTGGGCACAGGTTTAAGAAATACTATAAAGAATAGTGGGTTGTAAAAgctagtggaatatgagatccatttttttattagttttattatagaatatgagtgaagtgagttcGTGGAATATGAtatctacttaccatttatagtaaaagtgaaatatgactcttattatgggacggactaaaatgataaaGTATGACTTTTATTGTGAGATAAAATAAGTACATTCTTTGTTCACAAACTAATGAGTTGCTCGCTTTTagaacaaattttaataaattaatcctattttattgttttgtgagtGAATTGAGAgttctatttttataataattttagaGAGTGGATAGTCTGATTAAGTGTGTTATTTGAAATTCTTGatttcaaaaacaaaatatttgaataaataaataataattaaacatTTAAATAACTAAGaacaattaattataaatagcaCATAAATTAAATAGGTGAAATGATGATAGTGAAAGTTGAGTTAATTATTAACCAACGAAGAGTgttatatttatacattaacATATGGAATTAATTGACCAAATATTTGGAGGAAAAGTTTAATACGAAACttgagtttttttattttataaagcgGACGGAATCAGAAATTTAATTAGAAGCAAATAATGTCACATAATCACATAACCAATGGATCGTAGACTCATGGCACAACACAGTTGACAACGCGAAATTATGGTGATCTTAAGGTCATGGGTTCAAATCCCTATTGGGACACATTCGTTCCGCCATAAACGAGTACACGTGACAAACCCAAAAAAAGCCCACATACAAGCCCAATCAAACAAACAATAATTGATCAGAAAACAAAATGGGTGGTAGGGTTTGAAATTTAGTCGATTGAAGTCACTTTTGTCATGAAAAACTCAAATATCACAGTATATACAATGTAGtccacaaaaatgaaaaatattcttcttccgtctcatgttacttgcAGCACAAACTAAATTGTtccaaattaattatatatttatttacatCGCACAAACTAAATTGTtccaaattaattatatatttgtttGTCACACGACCGAAATTTTGCTCGATCTATAAAACAGAAAATTATGTGATAGTATTTATTGCTacttaaaaaaagtaaaataggaAAATGACGTGAAAGGTGCACCATGCACTAGTAAAGGTAGTGCAGAAATACAGATGGCTAAAGCGAGAATTCGATGCACTATAGATGcctaaataatataaatagatTCTAGATTCttctaatattttatttcttttttatattattattataatactaataataataacaataatataaatattattattcgcTCATAGGGACGTGTTCGGTGTCGATCTCAAATTAGTCATGTATACAGTACACTCCAAAGTCAAATACTAGTCGACTGGTATTAAAAATGccataattatttttaacatttttcaGTTGTATCTGAATACTAAAATTTATCTGGATTGTACcattaaaattattttcaacATTATTTGTTCAGAACATTAATTGtgtaaaaacaaattttaaaaagtgatattataaatttataatcacaattaattttataaagtcATTAATGCATTTAAGTGTTAAGGggttgttcggtttgcaagattgtattcgagattaaatttgtattgtatttggttcatgagattcaaactcacaactcaatcctgaattatatcttggtattattttatcttggcaATCGAACACCACCTAAATATATTCTTTTTCGCGAGACACTGATAAGATTAAGATTAAGATTGTATTCCCCGGATTTAGAATTAAGTAGTTAAAAGTAGATTGAGAGATTAACCTTTTCAAAAAggaacataaaaataatatggGCCCTTCTATTAGGATTAACAGCTCTGCATACTTAATATTTAAGGTATGAAAAATaggaataattaaatatttgcaTGCGATTGGTATTATTGTCTCAACAATTAACAGTTCCAATTCATTCACTACATCTTTATTCAATGTATCAATTCGACAACATTACTTCACTATTATTGGCTTCAcatagtaggagtattatattaGTTTCCCCCTGATTTATTTTACTCATTTAACCGATTTTGATAGTGATTTCTAAGATTGGCCAAAGCCTTCATTATCAAGAATTATTATCTATGATTTACCTTCTGAATTTAGTGATtacatactttattttttttaatagaaataCACGTCACGCAACATAAATCGACGGATCAACATTATCAAGATTTATTATCTATGtccaatatttgaattcaaaaCCCTATCTACTTTGGATTTAAAAATGTTCTGCACCAAAAATTCGATCTGAATCTTGacctatcaaaattttaaattatcttaaacaaaatttcatcATAGCAAAATTATTTCCATGCACATGACTTAGTTCATGAAAGTAACACTTGATGAATAAAAACAACTACTAATGTAAATAAAACAATTGttgttataaataaaaagttggTATTATAACTATCAATTAAAGCGATTATgttataaatatgattattatattCATGACATTTTGTACACAAAGTGATTGTGTCAAAAGTTACTATATCGTCTATCCCGTATTaattgaaacattttttttgggACATCCTAATCAAGTTATATAAAACATTacccaaaatgaaaaatctTACACTCCCTactttatttattctttttcaactttattatctctacatttaatttgcaaaaaagcattatatataattcaatttgaaataaaaatgtgTCACTTTAACTACGATAAACatgaaattttctaaaatagcgCATTTCAGTTTGGCAtataagggcatccgcagtgtTGCGGACGTCCCGGCAGACATCCCCGCGGATATCCCAAAAACatctcctgccacgtcatacagaCTTCCCACTGCAGATGCCatgtcatacggacatcccattgcacagtggcggacatccccaaggacatcccgacggacttcccacatttaaaaaaattcacaaattcacaaattaaacaatatcCGGAATTAAGTAATTTAAGggattaaaatttcgacgcaAATACGGAGATCTTACaaccactttattaaaaaaaagatacataattataaaaaaacatacatagtaattttaaaaaattacatagataaaaaaaaatcgttggctcactcctcggattccccgccgccagtaccctcgtcgtcgccgccgccgccaccccccTCGTCGTCACTCCCCGACATGTCTCCGAACCCCAAATCGCaccgcatactgttgatgaggGGTTTAAGCGACCGCTTGTAATGGGGGTCGGTCGATTGACGCCATTCAACCatcgcacgtaacaaggtttcatgtgctgcgatgcgggcgaatgaggggttctcgggattGTTTTGGGTGGGCGttgccgattgggcctcggcggatccgctggcgcttcccctcGCAGTCCGCGCCGCcgccttttgcccaaccgggcgacggcggcggttTGACGATATGGGTGTCGGGAATTCTGCCTCGGCgggggggagttcgtgggaaccaacACAGctactgtactccccggaggcactgatcttcgtccgcttcggccagccagattcaacgcccgcagtgaacttgggcgaagactgcaccacaagatagacctctcaatatttgaattccccgaacccTTTTTCACtgtcggggaactgctggtgcgccagaagcttcacatcctcggaaGACATGACGCTGGTTGCCGAgtggaggttgtttgtgtaaatgccgacaaatcggctgagctgcctcttcagccgctcccactgtttccggcattgctctccgttgtgaggcttccccccggcggtttgaactggaggtagctttggctaatgtaccaccacatcctgtcgatgtgctggttcgccccgacgtagggatcctcCACTTCACTGATCCACACCTTCGACAGCGCAATGCACTCCTCcatgctccagacggtcctcttgttcccgctggacccctccCCCGCCTCACCACCGTACATCGGGACGGGCAAGGTATTGCCTCGTCCCCTGCCCCTCACTCTCCctgtcctccccctcctccctgTCGCCATTGGTGCGTCTGTGAGAGAATCCCGGATCAGATACAACCCCAACTCCTCCATCGAGAACGTCtcgatgccagtgaactgagtctcgagaggagtactcggggggttgtccgtcgacagtaaatccatatagggccggtagacgttgtccaccggtgattgggggatcccctgcctactccccccccccccccccggcaGCCGCCGGCGacccctgcatcatccccggcatcatcataccGGGCATCtagggcatcatccccggcattccaGGCATCATTCCCGGCATCATCCCTGGCATTTGGGGCATTCCGGCACTCGCCCCGGGCATCTGggacatttggggcatcatactataccactgcgggtacatgttgtagtacccgggcatcatccccgccgctATTTgaggttggggcatcatctcCGGTATTTGGGGCATCGCGGCGGACGCCGGCGTACTCCCGCCGCCGGGAAAATAAGGCAACTGTGACTCGCTCGTAGCGGGGGAATCGCTATCGTGAtgctccattgttcttcgaaagaaaagtattttagagagagatactcgttaatacaagtggtgcgaatgaaatgaagtgcaacagaacgtatttatagaattttttaaaaaaattaatgcaataatcggGGCGTCCGCGGTGACTCCGTGAGAGTCAActcaatagcggacgtccgcacggacgtcAGCGGAAggccgcggaactgcggtgtccgcagcggatgtccgtatccgcgtcacatgcacacaatggcagacgtcccgcgcggacgtccggcacgccggtctgACGTTCGCTACTACAGATGCTCAAAAACTAAGAAAGTGAGgttcaataaattaaataaaacgaataaaatataaaagaaaataatagagATCAAATGAAAAAGAGAATCATAACTACTTTTTgttataaaaagaaaagaaaatagatcACTTTTTTAATAAATACAGATCTCAGTGTATGCGTAGTGAATAACATAGTGAATAAGAATAAAACAAATGTAATCCCAAAGTATGAgtgaaaaattaaagtaattatttataaacCCGAAAACCATATCTTAATTCTTACACAAGAATAAGTGTCGGTAGCATCTTCGATTGTCTATTAAAGCTGTTATTATAGTTAACTaatatattcatatttcattttccttATTGTTTCCTATTTCCATTTCTTCTCCACCGTCATCTTCATTTCAACCACTGCATATCTTAATCTCAAATTAACTTGGATTCAGTTAGCCATTTGAGCTAACTACCATTGGTACATTTCATCACtttttcttgtttatttttatcattaataaATTTGTGTCATTCAATGTGTTTCTCAACCCGGCAGTAATCGAACTAACGCATTTATTTCTGCTTTAATTTGAAACAAATGATGTAATTTTTATTCGAGAAGGAATTATATTAGAGATTCATTGCATTTACACATTCATTTAAAATACTTTAGTGTCATATAAGGTGGGATGCTGAACTTCATATCTCTTCATTCATTAGtcattcttgtttttttttacttacCGATTTGGACTGAAAATGAGCAGAAAAATGGATGGGGGATTGCATCAGTGGGTGTTGGTTGTGGTTTGTTTGATGATTTTGGTGAGAAGTGAAAGCTTCTTTGTGGATATTACTTATGTTGAGAGTGCTGTGGCAAAAGGAGCTGGTGAGAAATAATGCTTTCTTTATACACAAAACTAGTTCTACTTCTTGCTTTAGCTTGTTTTGTAGTATAAATTGTGTGTAATTGTTTTGGTAGTGTGTTTGGATGGGAGTCCACCTGCTTACCATTTTGATAAAGGTTTTGGAGCAGGAATCAACAACTGGCTTATTCATATTGAGGTACTTTGATCTTCAATCTTGATGTTTTGGGATGAAATGGCCAAACAAGTTCAAAATTAGTTAGTTTATCAAAGTACTATTGATgtgattttttcaaattaacTATGTTGATATACTATTAGGTTTATTTAGCTTGAATAGCTGATGATGAGTAGCTTTATAGGGAGGAGGGTGGTGCAACAATGCAACGACTTGCCTAGCCCGGAAAAGCACCCGGTTAGGTTCCTCCAAGTTGATGGCTAAACAGGTCGCGTTTTCTGGGATTTTCAGCAACAAGCCTAAGTTTAATCCTGGTATATAATTCGATCTTTTTTTTATCGATGTTTGTAATTGGTTGGTGATGATGTTTCGATGAATCATGTGGTTTGGTGACGGTTGGCTTCTAGATTTCTACGACTGGAACAGGATCAAGGTTAGGTATTGTGATGGGGCATCATTCACTGGTGATGTGGAAGCAGTTAATCCCGTAAGTCCTTTGCACCGGGCAATCTTTGCCCTTGTTTTCATCGTGCCTAATTTGGCGTTTCGAATTTGATCAGGCTACTGGTTTATACTACAGAGGAGCAAGGGTCTTTGTTGCCATTGTTGAGGACCTTTTAGCAAAAGGAATGAGCAATGCTCAAAATGTAAGTCTTGAAAAAGAGAGAGCGTTTGCTTGTTTGGTTTGTTAATGACAGTTGATAGACTGTTCTATCATATGCAGGCTGTTCTATCTGGATGTTCAGCTGGTGGATTAACCTCGATTCTTCACTGCGATAAGTTCAAATCTCTTGTCCCCACGAGCGCCAAAGTGAAATGCTTTGCGGACGCAGGCTTCTTCATCAACACGTAAGTGAACTCGCTTATGGCTAGCTGGAACAACGAATCTCGTCTGTTTCTTCTCACCTGCTATCATTTGTGGCCTAACAGGAAGGACGTTTCTGGAGCTCAACACATTGAGCAGTTCTACAACGATGTTGTCACAACACATGTAAGATTTTTAGATTCTTGTCCATTTTCGTCTCGGATTGCCCAACTCTAGCTTCCTGGCTGCAGGGATCAGTGAAGAACCTGCCCCAATCGTGCACTTCAAAGATGAAGCCGGGTCTGGTTCGTGCCATTTTCACAACTTGATGCTCATGGTTGCcaaaatattgtttttttttttcacatgttgGACTTGTCTAAATTTGCAGTGCTTCTTCCCCCAAAACATGGTTGAAGGAATTCAGACACCTCTCTTCCTTGTGAATGCTGCCTATGACTCATGGCAGATCAAGAACATCTTGGCACCTGGCGTTGCTGACCCGCACGGCCTCTGGCACAACTGCAAGACCGATATAAACAAGTGCTCGACCAGCCAGCTGCAGGTCATGCAAGGTTGACACCTAAAACTCCCTCGTCCTCTAAATCCGAAACCCTAAAATTTCGATGTCTGATCATTTATTTTTGGTCAACTTTCCAGATTTCAGAACCGCGTTTCTTGGTGCGTTGAGCGGAGTGCAAAACTCTGCGACGAAAGGGTATTACATCAACTCTTGCTACGCCCATTGCCAGACTGAAATGCAGGAGACATGGCTTAGAGACGATGCCCCCATGTTGAATGGCAAGGTGAGCCGGTGTCTGCTTCTTTACTCGCGTTCTTTTGTTTATACGTTGTTGATGCTGAGGATATACGTGTGGTTTGATCTGCAGAATATAGGGAAAGCTGTTGGTGATTGGTACTACGACAGAAGCCCGTTTCAGAAGATCGATTGCCCTTACCCGTGCGACAAGACTTGCCATAACCGGGTTTTTGAATAAGACAGCTACTTATAGATATACAACGTAAATGAAGGGGTTCCTGAAGGATATATAATTGAAGATTATTGAAGATATATGATTGAAGATGTGCAGAAATTGAAAGTTTCCTGTCATTCATCAAGaatttgaaaataatgaaaaattgtAGTAAACAAAAGCAGAGGAACACTGTTTTTGGGATGTAAAGCAGTAAATGTATTCATTGTCTGCTACAGTGATGATACCagaattttatatatttatatgacaCAGATGCTCTGTTTCATGAAAGATGCTTCAACAAAATCAGTAGTTTCTTCGACATAGCTGCCCTGCGAATTGATCAACAGCCATCATTGCACGCGACGCTGCTCCAATCGAGCCATCGTATCTGCAACGCAGATCATATGGCACATAAATCAATCTGAAATTTCAAGAACTTACAAAGGATGGAAAAAAATTTATGAACAAAATCTGCGGTTGCTTAAACTTACAGTCCAACCAAGAGGAATGCTGATGTCTGCATCACGATAGCGCCTTCACCGGCCTGCTTTGAAGAGTTCAAGCTCCTCGCACAGAACCAGCTCTCATGAATCGAGGTCACAAGATCTGTTCAAAATACATGAGTTCAAGATTCAACAAAGACGCTTTCAACTAAAAGCCACAAACCTAGGAAGATGAACTACTAGTGCAACGAAGCATACTAGTATGATATCTGCCTTTTCAAGAAATGATAAAACAGTATTATTGTTAGCTATGAAAATGTTATGtagaaataaaaaagacattACTGAAATGCTTCTGTGAGTTGTTGAACTTACATTGGTTTGGCCCGATGAAGAAGGTCTCCATCTGAAGCTTGTTTCTCTTGACAAAACCGATAAACTGACTGATCTCAATCGGATCTGCTTTGATCCCCTCTTGCTCCGCACTGCAAAACCGCGCTTCAAAACTAGTGCTCTTGTAAAGAACAAGTACAAAGTGACAGATATATGTGCAATTGGTCTTCACATCAATCATTCAGAACAGCATCCAAGATTTTGAGGTACAAATTAAACCAAACAGAGGATGAAAATTCGCATATGCCACAGAAGCCATTCTCCACAACTAGACAGTGTTCTTATTTCCTAATCCTCAAGAACCTAGTTTTGGATTCAGTATAATAGACCATACAGCTGAAATCAAATCCTTTATAACATCACAACTCAATTTTTACTCTGTTCAAATTTTGCATATTCAGCATGACTAAAACTGTAGAAACGGAACAGAGAAGGAAAACAGAGAAAATAATGAGATAATCATCCACATAAAATCAATGGACTATTCATTCCATCAAAGATACAAAGTTCATAACATATACTCTTATATTCAGAAAACAAGTCATATGAAAACCAAGCAATCGTTTACATGGTGGATACAAGACGAGAAGGTCCGGTGGGATCATAGTTGATCAATAGAGCAGCCTTCAAATCTTTCTCTGAAAAATCcagcaaaaaaataaaatatcatcaTTCAATTATGAGCGCAAACCAGAATCAACTCATCGTCCAAAAAAAAAGTTGCAATTTTTAAGCCGAAGAAGACCAACTGCAAGATCACCTGAAGGGCCTATGTTGTTCGCTGCCCATTTCTCCCAAATCCTTCGCACAACGTTCCAATCCATTTTGATTCTACAGAGACGAAACCCCATAAAAAACTAGCAGCTTTTCGATATTTTCGCGCAGAGAGCTTTACTGAACGGATGGCAGACCCATTTACTCATTTCATCAAACAGCTAGCCTGCGTAGTAACGAAACCGCATT is a window encoding:
- the LOC121772303 gene encoding uncharacterized protein LOC121772303 codes for the protein MGFRLCRIKMDWNVVRRIWEKWAANNIGPSEKDLKAALLINYDPTGPSRLVSTIAEQEGIKADPIEISQFIGFVKRNKLQMETFFIGPNQYLVTSIHESWFCARSLNSSKQAGEGAIVMQTSAFLLVGLYDGSIGAASRAMMAVDQFAGQLCRRNY
- the LOC121772302 gene encoding pectin acetylesterase 8-like; translated protein: MDGGLHQWVLVVVCLMILVRSESFFVDITYVESAVAKGAVCLDGSPPAYHFDKGFGAGINNWLIHIEGGGWCNNATTCLARKSTRLGSSKLMAKQVAFSGIFSNKPKFNPDFYDWNRIKVRYCDGASFTGDVEAVNPATGLYYRGARVFVAIVEDLLAKGMSNAQNAVLSGCSAGGLTSILHCDKFKSLVPTSAKVKCFADAGFFINTKDVSGAQHIEQFYNDVVTTHGSVKNLPQSCTSKMKPGLCFFPQNMVEGIQTPLFLVNAAYDSWQIKNILAPGVADPHGLWHNCKTDINKCSTSQLQVMQDFRTAFLGALSGVQNSATKGYYINSCYAHCQTEMQETWLRDDAPMLNGKNIGKAVGDWYYDRSPFQKIDCPYPCDKTCHNRVFE